Genomic DNA from Vreelandella subglaciescola:
CGCCCAAGCGCATGAAGTACAAGCGCATCGACGCGTAACGCCGAAAAGCGACATGCACGACCAACAAAGGCGCCCAAGGGCGCCTTTGTTGTTTGATCCCGCTGTATCGTCTGACTCGCTACCCCCGCCGTTGTAGGAGGGCAGCTCTGCTGCGCGACCGTGTAGCCACTTCATTCAGGCAGGCCAAAAGCCTGCATCGCCCGGTAAACCGGCCTCCTACGAACACCCGACCGATGCCACCCGCCGTTGTAGGAGGGCAGCTCTGCTGCGCGACCGTGTAGCCACTTCATTCAGGCAGGCCAAAAGCCTGCATCGCCCGGTAAATCGGCCTCCTACAAAACCCGACAGCTGCCACCTGCCCTTGTAGGAGAGCAGCTCTGCTGCGCGACCGTGTAGCCACTTCATTCAGGCAGGCCAAAGGCCTGCATCGCCCGGTAAACCGGCCTCCTACAAAACCTGACCGATGCCACCCGCTCTTGTAGGAGGGCAGCTCTGCTGCGCGACCGTGTAGCCACTTCCATTCAGGCAGGCCAAAGGCCTGCATCGCCCGGTGAACCGGCCTCCTACAAAACCTGACCGCTGCCACCCGCTCTTGTAGGAGGGCAGCTCTGCTGCGCGACCGTGTAGCCACTTCATTCAGGCAGGCCAAAGGCCTGCATCGCCCGGTAAATCGGCCTCCTACAAAACCCGACAGCTGCCACCTGCCCTTGTAGGAGAGCAGCTCTGCTGCGCGACCGTGTAGCCACTTCATTCAGGCAGGCCAAAGGCCTGCATCGCCCGGTAAACCGGCCTCCTACAAAACCCGACAGCTGCCACCTGCCCTTGTAGGAGGGCAGCTCTGCTGCGCGACCGTGTAGCCACTTCATTCAGGCAGGCCAAAAGCCTGCATCGCCCGGTAAACCGGCCTCCTACAAAACCTGACCGCTGCCACCCGCTCTTGTAGGAGGGCAGCTCTGCTGCGCGACCGTGTAGCCACTACAACAGGCAGGCCAAAAGCCTGCATCGCCCGGTGAACCGGCCTCCTACAAAACCCGACAGATGCCACCTGCCCTTGTAGGAGGGCAGCTCTGCTGCGCGACCGTGTAGCCACTACAACAGGCAGGCCAAAAGCCTGCATCGCCCGGTAAACCGGCCTCCTACGGACACCCGACCAACGTCACGTTTTACCCCGCCGGCCAGGTGAATGCGCGGCCGCCCAGCAGGTGCATGTGGATATGATAGACCGTCTGCCCGCCCAGCTCGTTGCAGTTCATCACTACGCGGTAGCCGTCTTCGGCAAAGCCGTTCTCTTTGGCCAGGTGGGCGGCAGTATGCTGCAGGCGCCCTACCGTCGCCAGATCGGCCGGCTCAATATCGTTGAGCGTGGCAATGTGCTTTTTGGGAATAATCAGCACGTGGGTCGGCGCCTGGGGGTTGATGTCGTTGAACGCCAGCACGTGCTCGTCTTCGTAAACGATGTCAGTCGGGATCTCACGCTCAATCATTTTGCAGAACAAACAGTCCATAACACCCTCCTTGCGATAATCGGCCGCGCGGCGCACCGCGCTTAACGCCTGATACCGTAGCGTCTTTCCACGGCGTATGCCATTAGCTGGCTCAACGGGTACCACGGCACTTAACGAAAGCGCCGTTCGGCCAGCAGCTGGCGCAGCAGCGGCCCCAGGATCAGCTCCATGGCCAGCGCCAGCCGCGCGCCGGGCACCACCAGCGTATGCGGCCGGGTCATGAACGAATCGTGAATCATCGCCAACAGCCACGGGAAATCGACCCGCGAGTGCTCGCGAAAGCGGATCACCACGAAGGATTCGCCGTCGGTGGGAATATCCTGCACCTCAAAGGGGTTCGAGGTATCCACCGTAGGCACGCGCTGGAAATTGATATGCGTGCGCGAAAACTGCGGCTGAATGCAGCGCACGTAGTCGCCCATGCGCCCCAGAATGGTGTCGATCACCGCCTCCTGGGAGTAGCCGCGCATTTTGGTATCGCGGTCGATCTTTTGAATCCACTCAAGGTTCATGGCCGGCGCCACGCCAATGAGCAAATCGACGTGGCGGGCAATGTCGTAGTCTTCGGTGACCAGCCCGCCGTGCAGCCCTTCGTAAAACAGCAGATCGGTCCCGCTGGGCAGCGGCTGCCATTCGGTGAAGGTGCCGACCTGATAGCCGGCTTCGATTTTCTGTTTGTCTTCGGCATGAATATAATGGCGGTAGTCACCGCTGCCGTGCTCGCCGTATTCCACAAACAACGATTCCAGCCGGTCGAGCAGGTTGGCTTCTACCGAGAAGTGGGAGAGTTTTTCGTAGCGTTCAGGCGCCGAACAGTACATACGGTGCAGATCATTGCGGGTATAGCGGTGGAACGCATCGCCGTCGACCATCGCCGCGTGAACGTCTTCACGCTGAAACATGCGCTCAAAGCTGCGCCGCACCGTGGTGGTGCCGGCACCGGACGAGCCGGTGACGGCGATAACCGGGTATTCGCGTGACATCAGGTGCCTCGCGCCTTGGCCTGAGCCGCCTGATCCCGCTCACGCGCAATGGCGCGGTGGGCGATATCACGGCGGTATTCCACGCCTTCCCAGCGCACGTTTTCTACCCCCTGATAGGCGAGCTCGCGCGCCTCGAGCACGCTGGAGCCAATCGCCGTGACGCACAGCACGCGCCCGCCCGCCGTCGTGAGTTCGCCGCTCGGCGAGTGCGCGGTGCCGGCCTGAAACACCTTGCAGCCGGCGCGTTCCGCCGCGTCAATGCCGGTAATGACATCGCCCTTGCGATAGCTGTCAGGGTAACCGCTGGCGGCCATGACCACGCCCACCGCGGCGCGGCTGTCCCAGTGGCATTCGTGTCCGGCAAGCGTGCCGTTGGCGCCGGCCAGGCAGAGCTCGGCGAAATCCGAGGTCAACCGCAGCATGATCGGCTGGGTTTCCGGATCGCCAAAGCGGCAGTTGTACTCGATGACCTTGGGATTGCCTTCGGTATCGATCATCAGCCCGGCGTAGAGAAAGCCCGAGTAAGCGTTGCCCTCGGCGGCCATGCCGCGCACCGTGGGCACGATCACCTGCTCCATGATGCGCGCGTCCACCTTGGGGGTGATCACCGGCGCCGGTGAATAGGCGCCCATGCCACCGGTATTGGGGCCAGTGTCGCCGTCAAAGGCGCGCTTGTGGTCCTGGCTGGTGGCCATGGGCACGATGTTCTCGCCGTCGACCATGACGATAAAGCTGGCTTCTTCGCCAGTGAGAAATTCCTCGATCACGACCCGGGCGCCGGCACCGCCAAAGGCGTTGGCTTCCAGCATGTCGCGGATGGCCGCCTCGGCCTCAATTTCGGTTTCGGCGACGATGACGCCCTTGCCCGCGGCCAGGCCGTCAGCCTTGATGACGATCGGCGCGCCGACCTGAACCAGGTACTCAAGCGCCGGCGCCACGGCGGTAAAGGTCTGATAGTCAGCGGAAGGAATCGCGTGACGGGCAAGGAAATCCTTGGTGAACGATTTGGAGCCTTCCAGCTGGGCGGCCGCACGCGTGGGGCCGAAAATTGCCAGTCCGGCGGCTTGAAAGCGATCAACCACGCCGTCTACCAGCGGCGCCTCGGGGCCTACCACGGTGAGGCTCACCTGCTCTTTTGTGGCCAGTGCCACCAGCGCCTCGATGTCGGTCGCCGCCACGGCGACGTTTTCCAACTTGGGCTCGTCTGCGGTGCCGGCGTTACCCGGCGCTACCAGCACCCGTTCAACGCCTGCCGACTGGGCCAGCTTCCACGCCAACGCGTGCTCGCGGCCACCGCCGCCTATCAGTAAAACCTTCATGCTGTTCCTTTCTGGCTAGAGTTTCATTGGGCCGGTGCCACATTCGCAGCGCACGTTGCATGCGCGTATTATGCCACAGCCAAACGCCACACCTGCATACGCAGCGACCGATCAACCATGCCACGGTTTTAGCCACCATGAACCTGATTTTACTCAGCCCGCAGGACATCATCGCCGAAGGCTGCGCGGTAGTGCGCGACCCGCGCCGCCTACGCCACCTGCGCGACGTGCACCGCGTCACGCCCGGCGCGCGCCTCACCGTTGGCCTTGCCGGCGGGCAGATGGGCAAGGCCGAACTCACCGCGCTCAGCGATGAACAGGCGACTTTCCACTTTGAACCGCTTGCCGAGACGCCACCGCCGGCGCTGCCCGTGCACCTGGTGCTGGCGCTGCCACGCCCGCGAATGCTCGCGCGTACGCTGGAGCACGTCACCGCGTTGGGGGTGAAAGACATCACCCTGCTGCATACCCGACGCGTGGAAAAAAGCTACTGGCAGTCGCCCGAGCTGATGCCGGAAAAAATCCATCAGCATCTGGTGCTGGGGCTTGAACAGGCGCGCGATACGCAACTGCCCGACGTAACGCTGCGGCGCGGCTTTCGCCCTTTTGTCGAAGACGTGCTGCCCGAGCTTTTGGCTAACCGGCGCGGACTGGTCGCCCATCCGGGCATGGCCCAGACCTGCCCGCGAGCGCTGACAGAGCCGACGCTTCTGGCCGTGGGGCCCGAGGGCGGCTTTATCGACTGGGAAATAGACCAGCTGCTCGCCGCCGGCTGTGAAGGCATGCACATGGGGCCACGTATTCTACGGGTGGAAACCGCCGTTACTGCCCTGTTAGCACGGCTGTTCTAAAAGCTGCCAACAGGCGCCTAATCGTCTTCCGGTTCGTGCTCGACAAACTCGGCATCCTCACCGCAATTGGCATCGTTTTCAAAGGTCTCGCGCACGTCAAGATGCCCCAGATGGCTGATGGTGCGCCGCCCCAGGAGTACCGGATAATTCATTTTACCGCGGTTGCGCAGGCTGAACTGTTCTTCATACACGGTATCGCCCACGCACAGGTTGAGCAGCACGACCGGACGCTCGTCGCGGCCGCCGGCACCACGCACAGTCAGGATGCGATACAGCGGCCGCTCAACGTCTTCGCTAGCTTCCTCTCCCGTGTCTTCATCTTCCATCTCGAAACGAAAGCGTACCCAGTCATCGCCGTCTTTTTCAAAGCGCTCGATGTCGCGCGCATCAAGGGAAGATGTCAGCGCGCCGCTATCGAGCTTGGCCTTGACCATGATGTCCCAGGGCTTGAGCTCGGCTTTTTCTACCCAGCCAAACACCTTGGGCGAATCGTCTGCGCTGGCCGCGCCGGCACTCAGCAGGCAGCCCACTGCGAGGCCTACGGCAATGCGCGCTATTGATGAAGGCATCAGTGATGGTCGCATATAGCGTCTCCATTAAATGTTTTCCAGCCGCTTGAGCAGCCCCTGGGTGGCAAAGCCGTCCGGCGTCAGCCCCTGGCTACGCTGAAACGCACGCAGCCCGCGGCGGGTATTCGGCCCCATAATGCCGTCGGCGCCGCCCACGTCATAACCGGCAAGATTGAGCA
This window encodes:
- a CDS encoding ATP-dependent zinc protease, whose protein sequence is MRPSLMPSSIARIAVGLAVGCLLSAGAASADDSPKVFGWVEKAELKPWDIMVKAKLDSGALTSSLDARDIERFEKDGDDWVRFRFEMEDEDTGEEASEDVERPLYRILTVRGAGGRDERPVVLLNLCVGDTVYEEQFSLRNRGKMNYPVLLGRRTISHLGHLDVRETFENDANCGEDAEFVEHEPEDD
- the purD gene encoding phosphoribosylamine--glycine ligase, which encodes MKVLLIGGGGREHALAWKLAQSAGVERVLVAPGNAGTADEPKLENVAVAATDIEALVALATKEQVSLTVVGPEAPLVDGVVDRFQAAGLAIFGPTRAAAQLEGSKSFTKDFLARHAIPSADYQTFTAVAPALEYLVQVGAPIVIKADGLAAGKGVIVAETEIEAEAAIRDMLEANAFGGAGARVVIEEFLTGEEASFIVMVDGENIVPMATSQDHKRAFDGDTGPNTGGMGAYSPAPVITPKVDARIMEQVIVPTVRGMAAEGNAYSGFLYAGLMIDTEGNPKVIEYNCRFGDPETQPIMLRLTSDFAELCLAGANGTLAGHECHWDSRAAVGVVMAASGYPDSYRKGDVITGIDAAERAGCKVFQAGTAHSPSGELTTAGGRVLCVTAIGSSVLEARELAYQGVENVRWEGVEYRRDIAHRAIARERDQAAQAKARGT
- a CDS encoding 16S rRNA (uracil(1498)-N(3))-methyltransferase — protein: MNLILLSPQDIIAEGCAVVRDPRRLRHLRDVHRVTPGARLTVGLAGGQMGKAELTALSDEQATFHFEPLAETPPPALPVHLVLALPRPRMLARTLEHVTALGVKDITLLHTRRVEKSYWQSPELMPEKIHQHLVLGLEQARDTQLPDVTLRRGFRPFVEDVLPELLANRRGLVAHPGMAQTCPRALTEPTLLAVGPEGGFIDWEIDQLLAAGCEGMHMGPRILRVETAVTALLARLF
- a CDS encoding histidine triad nucleotide-binding protein, with amino-acid sequence MDCLFCKMIEREIPTDIVYEDEHVLAFNDINPQAPTHVLIIPKKHIATLNDIEPADLATVGRLQHTAAHLAKENGFAEDGYRVVMNCNELGGQTVYHIHMHLLGGRAFTWPAG
- a CDS encoding phosphoribulokinase, with translation MSREYPVIAVTGSSGAGTTTVRRSFERMFQREDVHAAMVDGDAFHRYTRNDLHRMYCSAPERYEKLSHFSVEANLLDRLESLFVEYGEHGSGDYRHYIHAEDKQKIEAGYQVGTFTEWQPLPSGTDLLFYEGLHGGLVTEDYDIARHVDLLIGVAPAMNLEWIQKIDRDTKMRGYSQEAVIDTILGRMGDYVRCIQPQFSRTHINFQRVPTVDTSNPFEVQDIPTDGESFVVIRFREHSRVDFPWLLAMIHDSFMTRPHTLVVPGARLALAMELILGPLLRQLLAERRFR